In one Winogradskyella sp. MH6 genomic region, the following are encoded:
- a CDS encoding thiol-activated cytolysin family protein, with translation MKANYVLTVLLILALFSCNKDENFSDPINPDAESINEYIFGLNYDPEAMLNVQDTGGSASQRTLNSQNTDNTVYEGNIVNCVTKDYTLESNFDDVAILRPVAGVIYPGALVVGNQDMLDGAPNPISIDRAPMTLTVDLPGIGSNGVIEIDDPNNATVQVGIDDALNWWNNNAYQDGYVNASNSSYQAATSYSSTQLSLDIGLNSAWATGSIASQMELESNSERRVASMVFKQVFYTVTMNTPQSINPAGVFGPNVSLENVQTIINEENPAAYVSSVNYGRIIMLRMETTNMNTDISLESVLQYTTGVNEGEIDINSTYEEVLEESSINIITIGGNAEVSSSAVDAANMSEGPGALNYIITGENAVYSATNPGVPIAYTIRYLNDNSIAKMGYTTDYTVEECGSNPYEHEQIKVYNDFEVRNLRFRYYYSYNEADEEMYFDSGWTTITDESQQTFNIPDGAWNVEYDLEYFGTLGIGGWEPFTAGAPGYVSSNICLRGYNPTGWGNGDIALCTSCSTNPASACDNYPN, from the coding sequence ATGAAAGCAAATTATGTATTAACTGTATTACTTATTCTAGCTCTATTCAGTTGTAATAAGGATGAAAATTTTAGTGACCCAATAAATCCAGATGCCGAGAGTATTAACGAGTATATTTTTGGATTAAACTATGACCCAGAAGCCATGCTTAATGTACAAGATACAGGCGGAAGTGCATCACAAAGAACATTAAACAGCCAAAATACAGACAATACTGTATATGAAGGTAATATTGTAAATTGTGTAACAAAAGATTATACTCTAGAATCTAACTTTGATGACGTGGCTATTCTTAGACCAGTTGCAGGAGTTATTTATCCAGGTGCTCTGGTAGTAGGCAATCAAGATATGTTAGACGGTGCACCAAATCCGATTTCAATTGATAGAGCACCTATGACATTAACCGTAGACTTACCAGGTATAGGATCTAATGGTGTTATAGAAATTGATGACCCAAATAATGCCACGGTACAAGTGGGTATTGACGACGCTTTAAACTGGTGGAACAATAATGCCTACCAAGATGGTTATGTTAATGCATCTAATTCTTCTTACCAAGCAGCAACATCGTATTCTTCTACACAATTGAGTTTAGATATAGGATTAAATTCAGCTTGGGCAACAGGTTCTATAGCATCTCAAATGGAACTTGAAAGCAATTCAGAACGACGAGTAGCTTCAATGGTTTTTAAACAAGTGTTTTATACAGTTACCATGAATACACCACAGAGCATTAATCCTGCGGGTGTTTTTGGACCAAACGTTAGTTTAGAAAATGTGCAAACGATAATAAATGAAGAAAATCCAGCGGCTTATGTAAGCTCTGTAAACTATGGACGTATTATAATGTTGCGAATGGAGACGACCAATATGAATACTGATATAAGCTTAGAATCGGTTTTGCAATATACCACAGGTGTTAATGAAGGAGAAATAGATATTAATTCAACTTATGAAGAGGTTCTTGAAGAATCGTCAATTAATATTATAACGATAGGTGGTAATGCAGAAGTAAGTTCTAGTGCAGTAGATGCTGCAAATATGTCTGAAGGTCCAGGGGCTTTAAATTATATTATTACAGGTGAAAATGCAGTTTACAGTGCTACAAATCCAGGTGTTCCTATTGCATATACCATAAGATACTTAAATGACAATTCTATTGCAAAAATGGGTTATACAACAGATTACACAGTTGAAGAATGTGGTAGTAATCCATACGAACACGAACAAATAAAAGTTTATAATGATTTTGAAGTGCGTAATTTGCGATTTAGATATTATTATAGCTATAACGAGGCTGATGAAGAAATGTATTTTGATTCTGGATGGACAACTATTACAGATGAAAGTCAACAAACCTTTAATATACCAGATGGTGCATGGAATGTAGAGTACGATCTAGAGTACTTTGGCACTTTAGGCATTGGCGGATGGGAACCATTTACAGCTGGTGCGCCTGGTTATGTGAGCTCAAATATTTGTCTTAGAGGTTATAATCCTACAGGTTGGGGAAATGGAGATATAGCACTCTGTACAAGTTGCTCAACAAACCCAGCTAGTGCATGCGATAATTACCCTAATTAA
- a CDS encoding uracil-DNA glycosylase — translation MNIDIHPSWKPYLQTEFDKPYFKSLTDFVKTEYKNHKCFPKGSDIFNAFNHCSFEDTKVVIIGQDPYHGDGQANGLCFSVNDGIPHPPSLINIFKEIETDLGISYPKSGNLMPWADQGVLLLNATLTVRAHQAGSHQNKGWEQFTDAVIQVISEKKQNVVFLLWGGFAKKKKKLINAASHSILETGHPSPLSANRGYWFGNKHFSKTNSLLEQVDLTVIDWKLE, via the coding sequence ATGAATATTGATATACATCCAAGTTGGAAACCATATTTACAAACTGAGTTTGACAAACCATATTTTAAGAGTTTAACCGATTTTGTAAAAACTGAATATAAAAACCATAAATGCTTTCCTAAAGGTTCAGATATATTTAATGCATTTAACCATTGTTCATTCGAAGATACTAAAGTAGTTATTATAGGTCAAGACCCTTATCATGGTGATGGACAAGCAAATGGCTTGTGTTTTTCTGTTAACGATGGTATACCGCATCCTCCTTCATTGATTAATATTTTTAAAGAAATTGAAACAGATCTTGGTATTTCATATCCCAAAAGTGGCAATCTTATGCCTTGGGCAGATCAAGGTGTACTGTTGCTAAATGCTACGCTTACGGTCAGAGCTCATCAAGCAGGAAGCCATCAAAACAAAGGCTGGGAGCAATTTACAGATGCTGTTATACAAGTGATAAGTGAGAAAAAACAAAATGTGGTATTCTTACTTTGGGGAGGTTTTGCAAAAAAGAAAAAGAAATTAATTAATGCAGCTTCACATTCAATTTTAGAAACAGGACATCCATCTCCTTTAAGCGCTAATAGAGGGTATTGGTTTGGCAATAAACACTTCAGTAAGACTAACTCCCTGTTGGAGCAAGTTGACCTGACTGTAATTGATTGGAAACTAGAGTAG
- a CDS encoding DUF1835 domain-containing protein, protein MTKKILHITNGSVLTEYLKELDFKDDILTWQEMLCEGPTIPKIDSEEFFKIRSQFLKEYYDIEVDNKELQQELSKLNNADKYDEIHLWFEYDLFCHINLLGVLNLLHQKEIKKPLYLICSGRVEGEKNLKGLGELTQSQLLDHYNKRVRLTNEDKELAITLWRTYCGKDHNILKPYIVKESSFKYMSSCLKAHLKRFPHQKSGLSVLEDNILRLVRDNDIKSKHHLLGYSLNYQGYYGFGDSQHIRLIEKLSIFFEENESSLKLNREGHEALLRQHNFATEVNNNMTYGGVNRLEFQFSIDQNKLVKTILHVN, encoded by the coding sequence ATGACTAAGAAAATCCTTCATATTACTAATGGTAGTGTGCTTACCGAGTATTTAAAAGAGCTCGATTTTAAAGATGATATTTTAACCTGGCAAGAAATGCTTTGCGAAGGACCTACCATTCCAAAGATAGATTCTGAAGAGTTTTTTAAAATAAGAAGCCAATTTTTAAAAGAATACTACGATATTGAAGTAGATAACAAAGAGCTTCAACAAGAGCTTTCAAAGCTAAATAATGCAGATAAGTATGACGAAATTCACTTGTGGTTTGAATATGATTTGTTTTGCCATATTAATCTCTTAGGTGTATTAAATCTTTTACATCAAAAAGAAATAAAAAAACCGCTTTACCTTATTTGTAGTGGTCGTGTTGAAGGTGAAAAAAACCTGAAAGGATTAGGAGAACTTACACAATCTCAATTATTAGATCATTATAACAAACGTGTAAGATTAACTAATGAAGACAAAGAACTAGCCATTACCTTATGGAGAACTTATTGTGGCAAAGACCATAATATTCTAAAGCCATATATAGTAAAAGAGTCTAGTTTTAAATATATGAGCAGTTGTCTAAAAGCACATTTAAAACGTTTCCCGCATCAAAAAAGCGGACTTAGTGTATTAGAAGACAATATACTTCGTTTAGTTAGAGATAATGACATTAAATCTAAACATCATTTATTAGGCTACAGCCTAAATTACCAAGGTTATTATGGTTTTGGAGACTCTCAGCATATTCGCCTAATTGAAAAATTGAGCATCTTTTTTGAAGAAAATGAAAGTAGCCTAAAACTTAATAGAGAAGGCCACGAAGCATTGCTAAGACAACATAATTTTGCAACTGAGGTTAATAACAATATGACCTACGGAGGCGTAAATCGTTTAGAATTTCAATTTAGTATAGACCAAAACAAACTTGTAAAGACCATATTACATGTCAATTAA
- a CDS encoding endonuclease MutS2 has protein sequence MIRIHEKTLKDLEFFTVLEQISEQTITALGKEAVLSVRPIEVETQLVRELDYVNEYLSSFDNDNRIPNHGFESISKEIKLLNIENTYLEISSLQKLVSMSLTSNAIVKFLEKFKEYYPKLQQYSSHIEVTTTIIEQVDAVVDRFGDIKDDASPKLSELRQEIGKLKGKINSSFSSALTRYHGLDYLDDIRESVVDNRRVLAVKAMYRRKVKGAIMGGSKTGSIVYIEPETTLQHTRELNNLEYEEKEEIIKILKELTDYIRLFLPLLNDCQTFLTKIDVISAKAKYARSMDAILPELTNERKLFLKDAYHPLLYLTNKEKGEKTFPQTIELSTENRIIVISGPNAGGKSITLKTVGLLQAMLQSGMLIPVHERSVACLFDRVVSDIGDNQSIENHLSTYSYRLKQMNYFLKKVNNKTLFLIDEFGTGSDPELGGALAETFLEVFYEREAFGIITTHYSNLKLLANELPNMQNANMLFNEKSLEPMYKLVTGQAGSSFTFEVAQKNGIPYSLINKSKKKIERGKVRFDATIAKLQKERSKLERTERSLKENEKKKLSEAEKLEETNEKIQKKLESFQELYDSNQRLIYLGQKVNDLAEKFFDNKRKRELMSELFRLVQIENAKRKKISAKQKRAEKAKEKQIKQEAEKKVDVIRKKKKAAKKKEVIVEKPKPILKVGDRVRMHDGKAVGSIDAIEKGKATVNYGLFTTNVSVDLLELVEAKK, from the coding sequence ATGATACGTATTCATGAAAAAACCTTAAAAGACCTCGAGTTTTTTACGGTTTTAGAACAAATTTCAGAACAAACAATTACTGCTTTAGGTAAAGAAGCTGTATTGAGTGTTCGACCTATTGAGGTCGAGACACAATTGGTTCGTGAGTTAGATTATGTAAATGAGTACCTATCTTCCTTTGATAATGATAACCGCATTCCAAATCATGGTTTCGAGTCGATTTCAAAAGAGATTAAACTTCTAAATATAGAAAACACCTATTTAGAGATTTCGAGTCTGCAAAAGCTAGTAAGCATGTCTCTAACTTCTAATGCTATTGTTAAGTTTTTAGAAAAATTTAAAGAATACTACCCAAAACTTCAACAGTATAGTAGTCATATTGAAGTTACAACTACCATCATAGAACAAGTAGATGCAGTAGTAGATCGTTTTGGAGATATTAAGGACGATGCATCACCTAAGCTTTCAGAATTACGACAAGAAATTGGTAAATTAAAAGGGAAAATAAACAGTAGTTTTTCCTCAGCCTTAACGAGATATCATGGCTTAGATTACCTTGACGATATAAGAGAGTCTGTTGTAGATAACAGACGTGTTCTTGCTGTTAAAGCTATGTACCGAAGAAAAGTAAAAGGTGCTATAATGGGAGGTAGTAAAACGGGTAGTATTGTATACATAGAACCAGAAACCACCTTACAGCATACCAGAGAGCTTAATAATCTTGAATATGAAGAGAAAGAGGAAATCATCAAAATTTTAAAAGAGTTAACGGATTATATTAGACTTTTTCTACCGCTTCTTAATGATTGCCAAACCTTTTTAACCAAGATAGACGTTATCTCTGCTAAGGCAAAATATGCCAGAAGCATGGATGCTATATTGCCAGAATTAACCAATGAACGCAAATTATTTTTAAAGGACGCCTATCACCCACTACTCTATTTAACCAATAAAGAAAAAGGTGAAAAGACATTTCCACAAACCATTGAATTAAGTACCGAAAATAGAATTATTGTTATTTCTGGTCCTAATGCTGGCGGAAAAAGTATTACACTAAAAACTGTTGGATTATTACAAGCTATGCTACAAAGTGGTATGCTTATTCCTGTGCACGAACGCAGTGTGGCATGTCTTTTTGATCGTGTAGTTAGCGATATAGGAGATAACCAATCTATAGAAAATCATCTAAGTACTTATAGTTATCGCTTAAAACAGATGAATTATTTTTTAAAGAAAGTCAATAACAAAACACTTTTTTTAATAGATGAATTTGGTACAGGTAGCGACCCTGAACTTGGTGGTGCTTTAGCAGAAACTTTTTTAGAGGTCTTTTATGAGCGTGAAGCCTTCGGAATTATAACCACACATTACTCTAACCTAAAGTTATTAGCCAACGAGTTACCAAACATGCAAAACGCTAACATGCTTTTTAACGAAAAGAGTCTGGAACCTATGTACAAATTGGTTACAGGACAAGCTGGAAGTTCTTTTACGTTTGAAGTTGCACAGAAAAACGGCATTCCGTATAGTTTAATCAATAAATCTAAAAAGAAGATTGAGCGTGGCAAAGTAAGATTTGATGCTACCATTGCTAAGCTACAGAAAGAACGAAGTAAGTTAGAGCGCACTGAGCGTTCATTAAAAGAAAACGAAAAAAAGAAACTCTCTGAGGCTGAAAAGTTAGAAGAAACTAACGAAAAGATTCAAAAGAAATTAGAGAGCTTTCAAGAGTTGTACGATAGCAATCAACGTCTCATTTACTTAGGTCAAAAAGTTAATGACCTTGCGGAAAAGTTTTTTGATAATAAGCGAAAACGTGAATTAATGTCTGAGTTATTCAGGTTGGTTCAAATTGAAAATGCAAAGCGCAAAAAAATATCTGCAAAACAAAAGCGTGCCGAAAAAGCCAAAGAAAAGCAGATAAAACAAGAAGCGGAAAAAAAGGTTGACGTTATCCGTAAAAAGAAAAAAGCAGCTAAAAAGAAAGAAGTTATTGTAGAAAAACCCAAACCAATATTAAAAGTTGGTGATCGCGTACGTATGCACGATGGAAAAGCTGTTGGAAGCATTGACGCTATCGAAAAAGGAAAAGCTACAGTAAACTATGGCTTATTTACAACTAATGTAAGTGTAGACTTGTTAGAATTGGTTGAAGCTAAAAAATAA
- a CDS encoding alpha-ketoacid dehydrogenase subunit alpha/beta: MPTITKSNIEYDKRNLSDKVLLKLYYNMLRPRLIEEKMLILLRQGKISKWFSGIGQEAISVGVTMALKSDEYILPMHRNLGVFTTREIPLHRLFCQWQGKASGFTKGRDRSFHFGTQEYNIVGMISHLGPQLGVADGIALANLLKNNGQVTAVFTGEGGTSEGDFHEALNVASVWQLPVIFCIENNGYGLSTPTNEQYYCKHLADRGKGYGIESFILDGNNIIETYSKVKKLAESIRKRPRPILIEFKTFRRRGHEEASGTKYVPKELMEEWEAKDPIENFRSYLFSKKILSAEIDDKYVTEIKAEIDASLDSAYAEAEISPNESTELNDVYKSFDYEDFKPNSSLKELRLIDAISEGLKQSMEKHKDLVIMGQDIAEYGGVFKITEGFVDQFGKDRVRNTPICESAIVEAGMGLSIAGMKAVVEMQFSDFVTSGFNPIVNYLAKSHYRWKQNADVVVRMPCGAGVAAGPFHSQTNEAWFTKTPGLKVVYPAFPYDAKGLLATAINDPNPILFFEHKALYRSIRQDVPTDYYTLPFGKAALLKEGEAVTIITYGAGVHWALETLENNVDISADLIDLRTLQPLDKEAILSSVKKTGKAIILQEDSMFGGIASDISAMLMEECFEYLDAPVKRVASMETPIPFAPQLEQQYLAKGKFEDAIKDLLNY; encoded by the coding sequence ATGCCGACTATAACCAAAAGTAATATAGAGTACGATAAGCGCAACCTAAGTGATAAAGTATTATTAAAACTTTATTACAACATGCTAAGACCTCGATTAATAGAGGAAAAGATGCTTATTTTACTACGACAGGGAAAAATATCTAAATGGTTTTCTGGTATTGGGCAAGAAGCTATTTCTGTTGGTGTTACAATGGCTCTAAAATCAGATGAATATATTTTGCCAATGCATAGAAATCTTGGTGTATTTACTACTAGAGAAATTCCTCTGCATCGTTTATTTTGCCAATGGCAAGGTAAAGCGAGTGGTTTTACTAAAGGAAGAGACCGTTCGTTTCATTTTGGCACACAAGAGTACAATATAGTTGGGATGATCTCTCATTTAGGACCTCAACTTGGTGTTGCAGATGGTATTGCATTAGCTAATCTTTTAAAAAATAATGGACAGGTTACTGCTGTTTTTACAGGTGAAGGGGGAACAAGCGAAGGTGATTTTCACGAAGCACTAAATGTAGCTTCAGTTTGGCAACTACCAGTAATTTTCTGTATTGAGAATAATGGTTACGGATTATCAACACCTACAAATGAGCAGTATTACTGTAAGCACCTGGCAGATAGAGGTAAGGGTTATGGTATTGAATCTTTTATTCTAGACGGAAATAACATTATTGAAACATATTCTAAGGTTAAAAAACTTGCTGAGAGCATAAGAAAACGTCCGAGACCAATTTTAATAGAATTTAAAACCTTCAGACGACGTGGTCATGAAGAAGCAAGTGGTACAAAATATGTTCCTAAGGAATTAATGGAAGAGTGGGAAGCCAAAGACCCAATAGAGAATTTTAGAAGCTATTTGTTTAGCAAAAAAATATTATCTGCTGAAATTGACGACAAATACGTCACTGAAATTAAGGCTGAAATTGATGCTTCTTTGGATTCTGCGTATGCAGAAGCTGAAATAAGTCCTAATGAAAGTACTGAGTTAAATGATGTGTATAAATCGTTTGATTATGAAGATTTTAAACCTAATTCGAGTTTGAAGGAATTGCGTCTTATTGATGCCATTTCAGAGGGTTTAAAACAATCTATGGAAAAGCATAAGGACTTAGTAATTATGGGACAAGACATTGCCGAGTATGGAGGTGTTTTTAAAATTACTGAAGGCTTTGTAGATCAGTTTGGCAAAGATAGGGTTAGAAACACACCAATATGCGAATCTGCGATTGTAGAAGCTGGAATGGGTCTATCCATTGCAGGTATGAAAGCTGTTGTTGAAATGCAATTCTCTGACTTTGTAACCTCTGGCTTTAATCCTATTGTGAATTATCTAGCAAAATCACATTACCGTTGGAAACAAAATGCAGACGTTGTAGTACGTATGCCTTGTGGAGCAGGTGTTGCAGCAGGTCCCTTTCATTCCCAAACTAATGAGGCTTGGTTTACAAAAACACCTGGATTAAAGGTAGTATATCCTGCCTTTCCTTATGATGCCAAAGGCTTGTTAGCCACTGCAATAAATGATCCTAACCCAATACTATTTTTTGAGCACAAAGCACTATACAGAAGTATAAGACAAGATGTGCCAACCGATTATTACACGTTACCTTTTGGTAAAGCAGCATTATTAAAAGAAGGTGAAGCAGTTACCATTATTACTTATGGTGCTGGTGTGCATTGGGCTCTAGAGACATTAGAAAACAATGTTGATATTTCAGCAGACTTAATTGATTTAAGAACACTACAACCTTTAGACAAAGAAGCGATATTAAGTTCTGTAAAGAAGACTGGAAAAGCTATAATTCTTCAAGAAGATAGCATGTTTGGAGGTATTGCAAGTGATATTTCTGCAATGCTAATGGAAGAATGTTTTGAGTATTTAGATGCGCCTGTAAAACGTGTCGCAAGTATGGAAACTCCTATACCATTTGCACCACAGCTAGAGCAACAATATCTTGCCAAAGGAAAATTTGAGGATGCTATAAAAGATTTATTAAATTACTAA
- a CDS encoding nucleoside phosphorylase, with protein sequence MSIKDSELILNPDGSVYHLNLKPENISDTIIFVGDQDRVEKITKHFDSIEFSTQKREFKTQTGYYKDRRITVISTGIGPDNIDIVLNELDALVNIDLKTRKPKTQLTSLNIIRIGTSGSLQADIPVDAFVMSTHGLDLNGMLHFYQIDGISNPEIEDAFIEHTNWDINKARPIIINNSKYLEKYFESDKMFKGMTGTAGGFYGPQGRVLRLPLHDAGLNAKLDNFNYKEFRITNFEMETSVIYGLSKLLGHEALSLNAIIANRATGDFSKDPKGTVEKLIVYALERIVNI encoded by the coding sequence ATGTCAATTAAAGATTCAGAACTTATTTTAAATCCAGATGGTAGTGTTTATCATTTAAATTTAAAGCCAGAAAATATTTCAGATACCATCATATTTGTTGGTGACCAAGATCGTGTAGAAAAAATCACAAAACATTTTGATAGTATTGAATTCAGTACTCAAAAAAGGGAGTTTAAAACACAGACAGGCTATTACAAAGACCGAAGAATCACTGTAATATCCACTGGTATTGGTCCAGATAACATTGATATTGTTCTCAACGAACTAGATGCTTTGGTAAATATTGATCTTAAAACCCGTAAACCAAAAACACAATTAACGAGTCTCAATATTATAAGAATTGGTACTTCAGGTTCATTACAAGCCGATATACCTGTTGATGCTTTTGTTATGAGCACACATGGTTTAGACCTTAATGGTATGCTTCATTTTTATCAAATAGATGGCATTAGTAATCCAGAAATTGAAGACGCTTTTATAGAGCACACCAACTGGGATATAAACAAAGCGCGACCAATAATTATTAACAATAGTAAGTACCTAGAAAAGTATTTTGAAAGCGACAAAATGTTTAAAGGCATGACAGGTACTGCTGGTGGGTTTTATGGCCCACAAGGTAGAGTGTTACGTTTACCTTTACATGATGCAGGTTTAAATGCCAAATTAGATAACTTTAACTATAAAGAATTCCGTATCACAAATTTTGAAATGGAAACTTCAGTCATATATGGGTTATCAAAACTATTAGGTCATGAAGCATTATCTTTAAATGCAATAATCGCTAATAGAGCTACAGGAGATTTTAGTAAAGACCCTAAAGGTACTGTTGAAAAATTAATTGTATACGCTTTAGAGCGCATAGTAAATATTTAA
- a CDS encoding substrate-binding domain-containing protein, which translates to MKKVNIGGVPEHFNLAWYLTLKNGEYKAEDINLRWHDYYGGTGAMNKALRSGDIDIAVILTEGIIKDIIDGNPSSIVQTFVETPLIWGIHVADKSNFYTIEDIKGTRAAISRYGSGSHLMAYINAQNNNWNLDTDLNFEVIKNLNGAVEGLTNGDADYFMWEKFTTKPLVDDGVFRRVGECPTPWPCFVIAVRNEFIENNEEELKTILDIINTTTSDFKSIPSIDRTIANRYDQEIEDVQEWLSLTEWSQELIDKKTINNIQEQLFSLDIIPKKVDYSDLVHKI; encoded by the coding sequence ATGAAAAAAGTAAACATAGGCGGAGTTCCAGAACATTTTAATTTGGCTTGGTATTTAACCCTTAAAAACGGCGAATACAAAGCAGAAGACATTAACTTACGCTGGCACGATTATTACGGAGGAACTGGTGCTATGAACAAAGCGCTTCGATCAGGAGATATTGATATTGCAGTAATTTTAACCGAAGGTATTATAAAAGACATCATAGATGGTAACCCTTCTAGCATTGTGCAAACCTTTGTAGAAACTCCTTTAATTTGGGGAATTCATGTAGCAGACAAATCTAACTTTTATACTATCGAAGATATTAAAGGCACAAGGGCAGCTATAAGCAGATATGGTTCAGGTTCTCATTTAATGGCTTACATAAATGCTCAAAACAACAATTGGAATTTGGATACTGATCTAAATTTTGAAGTTATTAAAAATTTAAATGGTGCTGTTGAAGGATTAACCAACGGAGATGCAGATTACTTTATGTGGGAAAAATTCACAACAAAACCATTGGTAGACGATGGTGTTTTTAGACGTGTTGGAGAATGCCCTACTCCATGGCCATGTTTTGTCATCGCTGTACGAAATGAATTTATTGAGAATAACGAAGAAGAGCTTAAGACGATTTTAGATATTATCAATACAACAACATCAGATTTTAAATCCATACCAAGTATCGATAGAACTATAGCCAATCGTTACGACCAAGAAATTGAAGATGTACAAGAATGGTTGTCTTTAACTGAGTGGTCACAAGAATTAATAGATAAAAAGACCATTAACAATATACAAGAACAACTTTTTAGCCTAGATATTATTCCTAAAAAAGTTGATTATTCTGATCTAGTTCACAAGATTTAG
- a CDS encoding isopenicillin N synthase family dioxygenase — protein sequence MDRIPSVDLKDFLSEDPNRKQKFIDEIGKAYQDIGFVALKGHFLDDELVDRLYAEVKNFFDLPLEVKESYEIPGIGGQRGYVSFGKESAKGKKEGDLKEFWHFGQYVEDDEERKKEYPENVEVKELPEFNKVGKETYQMLEKTAKYVLRALALHLGLEETYFDNYIHNGNSILRPIHYPPITQEPKNAVRAAAHGDINLITLLMGAQGRGLQVQRHDGEWLDAIAEPDELMINVGDMLSRHSNNKLKSTIHRVVNPPRELWGTSRYSIPFFMHPISEMKLDVLDSCVDEDNPKLYEDITAGEFLNERLVELGLIKK from the coding sequence ATGGATAGAATACCTAGTGTAGATTTAAAGGATTTCCTTTCAGAAGACCCAAATAGAAAACAAAAATTTATTGATGAAATTGGTAAAGCATACCAAGACATAGGTTTTGTTGCTTTAAAAGGGCATTTTTTAGATGATGAATTAGTTGATAGACTATATGCTGAAGTGAAAAACTTTTTCGATTTACCGCTTGAGGTTAAGGAAAGTTACGAAATACCTGGTATTGGTGGTCAAAGAGGTTATGTGTCTTTTGGAAAAGAAAGTGCAAAGGGTAAAAAAGAAGGAGATTTAAAAGAGTTTTGGCATTTTGGACAGTATGTTGAAGATGATGAAGAGCGCAAAAAAGAATACCCTGAAAATGTTGAAGTAAAAGAATTACCTGAGTTTAATAAAGTAGGAAAAGAGACCTACCAAATGTTAGAAAAAACAGCAAAGTACGTACTGCGTGCTTTAGCTTTACATCTTGGCTTAGAAGAAACTTATTTTGATAATTATATTCACAATGGTAATTCTATATTAAGACCAATACATTATCCTCCAATTACACAAGAACCTAAAAATGCGGTAAGAGCTGCTGCTCATGGTGATATCAACCTGATTACACTTTTAATGGGAGCTCAAGGTAGAGGCTTGCAAGTACAACGCCACGATGGCGAATGGTTAGATGCTATTGCAGAACCAGACGAATTAATGATAAACGTTGGTGATATGTTATCTAGACATTCTAACAACAAACTAAAATCAACTATCCATCGTGTTGTTAATCCACCTAGAGAACTATGGGGAACATCGCGCTACTCTATTCCTTTCTTTATGCATCCAATTAGCGAAATGAAATTAGATGTTTTAGACAGTTGTGTAGATGAAGACAACCCCAAATTATATGAAGATATTACTGCAGGCGAATTTTTAAATGAGCGTTTAGTAGAACTTGGATTGATTAAAAAATAA
- a CDS encoding translation initiation factor — MDLQDQLKNLFPDHVPEPSQDENDDKSDIWLQDDPIICKYEKRKGKPITILEGYTGASEDFKILAKELKTKLSVGGSFKDDKIIIQGDYRDKIMTILKEKGFNVKRVGG; from the coding sequence ATGGACCTACAAGACCAATTAAAAAATCTCTTTCCAGATCACGTCCCTGAGCCATCACAAGACGAAAATGATGATAAAAGCGACATTTGGCTACAAGATGATCCTATTATTTGTAAGTATGAAAAGCGTAAAGGAAAGCCAATTACTATTTTAGAAGGCTACACAGGTGCTTCTGAAGATTTCAAAATACTTGCTAAAGAACTAAAAACCAAACTTAGTGTTGGTGGTAGTTTTAAGGATGATAAAATTATCATTCAAGGAGATTATCGCGATAAAATAATGACTATTCTTAAAGAAAAAGGGTTTAACGTAAAACGCGTAGGAGGCTAA